A genomic stretch from Methanoculleus horonobensis includes:
- a CDS encoding type II toxin-antitoxin system PemK/MazF family toxin: MGRSRGDIWFVDLTDARGHEQSGLRPAVVLAVSYGGMTIVVPLTTTPAAFSFPHTYGIEKSSQNGLSSNSAALVFQIVALSEDRFVKKIGRCSVEDMEAISVLLKDLLLLE; encoded by the coding sequence ATGGGCCGGAGCAGGGGCGATATCTGGTTCGTCGATCTCACCGACGCACGGGGGCACGAGCAGAGCGGGCTCCGGCCCGCCGTGGTGCTCGCCGTCTCTTACGGGGGGATGACAATCGTGGTTCCGCTCACGACGACTCCGGCGGCTTTTTCGTTCCCGCACACCTACGGCATCGAGAAGAGTTCACAGAACGGGCTCTCCTCCAACAGTGCGGCGCTGGTCTTCCAGATCGTTGCCCTCTCAGAAGACCGTTTCGTCAAAAAGATCGGGCGATGTTCGGTCGAAGATATGGAAGCGATAAGCGTTCTGTTGAAGGATCTGTTATTGCTGGAATAA
- a CDS encoding transcriptional regulator — MPDDLIAIVEESEDVNSALISRVRLEILWALSELGDDGATARQLKAGLNLSDGVLYANLKKLVEMGYLRSEKVTLEGKELELYAITPEGLAEWRRVRGWLCKLLGCEGDTCER, encoded by the coding sequence ATGCCTGACGATCTCATAGCAATCGTGGAAGAGTCCGAGGACGTGAACAGCGCTCTCATCTCCCGGGTGCGCCTGGAGATACTCTGGGCGCTCTCCGAACTCGGCGATGACGGGGCCACCGCACGGCAGCTCAAGGCCGGGCTGAACCTGAGCGACGGCGTGCTCTACGCAAACCTCAAGAAACTTGTCGAGATGGGGTACCTCCGCTCCGAGAAGGTGACGCTCGAAGGGAAGGAACTGGAGCTCTACGCCATCACCCCGGAAGGACTCGCCGAGTGGCGGCGCGTCCGGGGCTGGCTCTGCAAACTCCTGGGCTGCGAGGGTGATACCTGTGAACGATAG
- a CDS encoding type II toxin-antitoxin system RelE/ParE family toxin, with amino-acid sequence MTFRILINKKALESIRSLSAKSRRIVMEQLKTLQDDPYPGSGSDKERLHVHGREDTYRLHISRTFTAFYRIHEQELEVHVLAVMSIEQAHKRYGWF; translated from the coding sequence TTGACGTTCCGGATACTGATTAACAAAAAGGCCCTTGAGAGCATCCGGAGCCTCAGCGCAAAGAGCCGGCGGATAGTCATGGAGCAGCTGAAAACCCTCCAGGACGATCCGTATCCCGGCAGCGGAAGCGACAAGGAGCGCCTGCACGTGCACGGGCGGGAAGATACCTATCGACTTCATATCAGCCGGACATTCACGGCATTCTATCGCATCCATGAGCAGGAGCTGGAGGTTCATGTTCTTGCCGTGATGTCGATCGAGCAGGCGCACAAACGGTATGGATGGTTCTGA